A section of the Verrucomicrobium sp. GAS474 genome encodes:
- a CDS encoding alpha-E domain-containing protein → MLSRVADSLYWMARYLERAERSARLLSVHLHLMLDHSGGSEEERWKRILDSLSIPVPKDVPLESAPMLHYLVLDPENSASILTSISAARSNARQLRDHISSEMWSQLNRLHLRLREPGFASILSTDPNDLLRQIIDSITLFNGLTHTTINRGESWQFILIGRYLERASLVSTFTSTHFRTFYKKKEGGGVGENFMEWVGLLKACSAFESFCNHHTADIQPKLVAEYLLLEPEFPQAACFAALAVDEAAHRIVELNDGEHTPTLVRRAGKLASMLRYAEIDDVLAGDLHAFTASIEAQSDQIHQAVYSSYINFPLENAIAI, encoded by the coding sequence ATGCTTTCCCGCGTTGCCGACAGCCTCTACTGGATGGCCCGTTACCTCGAACGGGCCGAGCGTTCCGCCCGCCTCCTCAGCGTCCACCTCCACCTCATGCTCGACCACTCCGGCGGCAGCGAGGAGGAACGCTGGAAGCGGATCCTCGACAGCCTCTCGATCCCCGTCCCGAAGGACGTCCCGCTGGAGAGCGCGCCGATGCTCCATTACCTCGTCCTCGATCCCGAGAACAGCGCCTCCATCCTCACCTCGATCAGCGCCGCCCGGTCGAACGCCCGCCAGCTCCGCGACCACATCAGCTCCGAGATGTGGTCCCAGCTGAACCGCCTCCACCTCCGCCTCCGGGAGCCCGGCTTCGCCTCGATCCTCTCGACCGATCCCAACGACCTCCTGCGCCAGATCATCGACAGCATCACCCTCTTCAACGGCCTCACCCACACCACCATCAACCGGGGCGAGTCGTGGCAGTTCATCCTCATCGGCCGCTACCTGGAGCGGGCCTCCCTCGTCTCCACCTTCACCAGCACCCACTTCCGCACCTTCTACAAGAAGAAGGAGGGCGGGGGCGTCGGGGAGAACTTCATGGAATGGGTCGGCCTCCTCAAGGCGTGCAGCGCCTTCGAGTCGTTCTGCAACCACCACACCGCCGACATCCAGCCGAAGCTCGTCGCCGAGTACCTCCTCCTGGAGCCCGAGTTCCCGCAGGCCGCCTGCTTCGCCGCCCTCGCCGTCGACGAGGCCGCCCACCGCATCGTCGAGCTCAATGACGGGGAGCACACCCCCACCCTCGTCCGCCGCGCCGGGAAGCTCGCCTCGATGCTCCGCTACGCCGAGATCGACGACGTCCTCGCCGGGGATCTCCACGCCTTCACCGCCTCGATCGAGGCCCAGTCGGACCAGATCCACCAGGCCGTCTACAGCAGCTACATCAACTTCCCCCTCGAAAACGCCATCGCGATCTAG
- a CDS encoding transglutaminase family protein, whose translation MFYSILHRTRHEYSAPVSENLVECRMMPRSEGAQRCLAFELQTEPRSNVLHYPDHQGNTVHHFDIPRLHEHLVITARAIVEVVDEFPSVTTQNSDIWEEIEHLTSQGGDYWEDLMPSKFVQTTPALLELVKALNVVRRGDPYTLLTEINKGLKKKLSLVPPPSRVPSPLEEVLAKGKATSQDFSHLMIALVRQLGIPARYVNGYYLWSAEGHKMADRADTHSWVEVCLPGWGWVGFDPTHGTVPTTRHIRVATGRDYADVPSTRGVFQGMAERKIESKVTVKELQEGPKHVFSLPAQLDHH comes from the coding sequence ATGTTCTATTCCATCCTCCACCGCACCCGGCACGAGTACTCGGCCCCCGTCTCGGAGAACCTCGTCGAATGCCGGATGATGCCCCGCTCCGAGGGAGCCCAGCGCTGCCTCGCCTTCGAGCTCCAGACCGAGCCCCGCAGCAACGTCCTCCACTACCCCGACCACCAGGGGAACACCGTCCACCACTTCGACATCCCCCGCCTCCACGAGCACCTCGTGATCACCGCCCGGGCCATCGTCGAGGTCGTCGATGAGTTCCCCTCCGTCACCACCCAGAACTCCGACATCTGGGAGGAGATCGAGCACCTCACCTCCCAGGGCGGCGACTACTGGGAGGACCTCATGCCGAGCAAATTCGTCCAGACGACCCCGGCCCTCCTCGAACTGGTGAAGGCGCTCAACGTCGTCCGCCGGGGCGATCCCTACACCCTCCTCACCGAGATCAACAAGGGGCTGAAGAAGAAGCTCTCCCTCGTCCCGCCCCCCTCCCGCGTCCCCTCGCCGTTGGAAGAGGTCCTCGCCAAGGGCAAGGCGACGAGCCAGGACTTCAGCCACCTCATGATCGCCCTCGTCCGGCAGCTCGGCATCCCGGCCCGCTACGTCAACGGCTACTACCTCTGGAGCGCCGAAGGCCACAAGATGGCCGACCGCGCCGACACCCATTCCTGGGTCGAGGTCTGCCTCCCCGGCTGGGGCTGGGTCGGCTTCGACCCCACCCACGGCACCGTCCCCACCACCCGCCACATCCGCGTCGCCACGGGCCGGGACTACGCCGACGTCCCCTCGACGCGCGGCGTCTTCCAGGGCATGGCCGAGCGCAAGATCGAGAGCAAGGTGACCGTGAAGGAGCTGCAGGAAGGGCCGAAGCACGTCTTCTCCCTCCCCGCGCAGCTCGACCATCACTAG
- a CDS encoding ABC transporter ATP-binding protein, producing MRRPSSSSDQPILDIHGLSLLRETAILRDIDWTIGRGEHWVLLGANGSGKTSLLSALTGYLPASSGTVALLGRTFGAYDWRELRKQVGLVSSALRQRVEDGETGLEVVVTGKEAVVNHWGPVKAADRKKGLALLSRLGCRRLADRPWLFLSQGERQRVLIARALMADVHVLILDEPCAGLDPAAREEFLGFLQKWVARPDAPTVILVTHHVEEIVPGFTHGLVLRKGRVIASGTLEKTVTRAVLSAAFGARMGVSRRNGRYALKIG from the coding sequence ATGCGGCGGCCTTCTTCGTCTTCAGACCAACCGATTCTCGACATCCACGGCCTTTCCCTGCTCCGGGAGACGGCGATCCTGCGGGACATCGACTGGACGATCGGGCGGGGGGAGCATTGGGTGTTGCTGGGGGCCAACGGCTCGGGCAAGACCTCGCTCCTCTCGGCGTTGACGGGGTATCTCCCGGCGAGCTCGGGGACGGTCGCGCTCCTCGGGCGGACCTTCGGCGCGTACGACTGGCGGGAACTGCGGAAGCAGGTCGGGCTGGTCAGTTCGGCGCTCCGGCAGCGCGTCGAGGACGGGGAGACGGGGCTCGAGGTGGTCGTCACCGGCAAGGAGGCCGTCGTCAATCATTGGGGGCCGGTGAAGGCGGCCGATCGGAAGAAGGGACTGGCGCTCCTCTCCCGCCTCGGCTGCCGCCGCCTGGCCGACCGGCCGTGGCTTTTCCTTTCCCAGGGGGAGAGGCAGCGGGTCTTGATCGCCCGCGCCCTGATGGCCGACGTCCATGTCCTGATCCTCGACGAGCCCTGCGCGGGCCTCGATCCGGCGGCGCGGGAGGAATTCCTCGGCTTCCTCCAAAAATGGGTCGCCCGGCCCGACGCCCCGACGGTGATCCTCGTGACCCATCACGTGGAGGAGATCGTTCCCGGCTTCACCCATGGGCTGGTCCTGCGGAAGGGACGGGTGATCGCCTCGGGGACGCTGGAAAAGACGGTGACGAGGGCGGTCCTTTCCGCCGCCTTCGGCGCCAGGATGGGCGTGTCGCGCCGGAACGGGCGCTATGCCCTGAAGATCGGTTAA